One part of the Drosophila teissieri strain GT53w chromosome 3R, Prin_Dtei_1.1, whole genome shotgun sequence genome encodes these proteins:
- the LOC122620495 gene encoding protein hairless, with product MTDEHKSNINSNSSNSSNNNNSNNDNNSNDDAASSSNSKNNNTSNESSRSNNNTSSIIAEAAAKFLLKNGLNGSSSSSSSSFPPLPPPLPTNLSRTTTPTPTTTPSSSSSTASNGFLPHAKTPKSSSIMAASAAVAASVVGATASKPTIDVLGGVLDYSSLGGAATGSLPTTAAVAAATGTTKIGKGSNSGGSFDMGRTPISTHGNNSWGGYGGRLQFFKDGKFILELARSKDGEKSGWVSVTRKTFRPPSAATSATVTPTSAVTTAYPKNENSTSLSFSDDNSSIQSSPWQRDQPWKQSRPRRGISKELSLFFHRPRNSTLGRAALRTAARKRRRPHEPLSSSENQLPIFATVVKAENGDDTLKAEAAEAVETDNIAAAADTSTNEIKIENPETIKGQDVAERLENEPKKAVSDDSESKTASPAQQVDTQLNDETVEKMNMSEDEEAMTELPRITNVVNGNLNGDLKANIKKPKPKPKAKLSSIIQKLIDGVPARLEQMSKTSAVIASTTTSVERIGGGLSHALTHKVSPPSSATAAGRLVEYHTQHVSPRKRILREFEKVSLEDNGCVNNGSVGASSSGAGGKRSRAKATSTSSPAGKASPMNLAPPQGKPSPSPSSSSSSTSPATLSTQPTRLNSSYSIHSLLGGSSGSSSSSGKKCGDHPAAIISNVHHPQHSMYQPSSSSYPRALLTSPKSPDVSGSNGGGGKSPSHAGTKKRSPPYSAGSPVDYGHSYYRDPYAGAGRPSTSGSASQDLSPPRSSPASPATTPRTVPKKTASIRREFASPSASSSSCPSPGDRSASPPERRHMQQQPHLQRSSPLHYYMYPPPPQVNGNGSAGSPNSAPPASNSSAAAVAAAAAAAAAYIPSPSIYNPYISTLAALRHNPLWMHHYQTGAPPLLSPHPQAGSSAAAAAAAAAARLSPQSAYHAFAYNGVGAAVAAAAAAAAFGQPAPSSHTHPHLAHSHQHPHPAALTTHHSPAHLATPKLTDSSTDQMSATSSHRTASTSPSNSSASASSSAATSGASSSAMFHTSSLRNEQSSDLPLNLSKH from the exons ATGACCGATGAGCATAAAAGTAACATTAACAGTAACAGCAGTAactccagcaacaacaataacagcaataACGACAACAACAGTAACGACGACGCAGCaagtagcagcaacagcaaaaacaacaacaccagcaacgagagcagccgcagcaacaacaatactAGTAGCATAATTGCAGAGGCGGCCGCCAAGTTTCTACTGAAAAATGGCCTAAACGgtagtagcagcagcagcagcagcagctttccCCCTCTGCCACCGCCTCTGCCCACCAACTTAAGCAGGACGACCACCCCCACGCCAACGACCACGCCCTcatcctccagctccaccgccTCAAATGGCTTTTTGCCGCATGCCAAGACGCCCAAAAGTAGTAGCATTATGGCTGCGTCCGCCGCAGTGGCAGCCAGCGTCGTTGGAGCTACTGCGTCCAAGCCCACCATCGATGTCCTGGGCGGCGTCCTGGACTACAGTTCCTTGGGCGGAGCTGCAACAGGCTCACTGCCCACCACTGCAGCAGTAGCGGCGGCAACAGGAACGACGAAGATTGGCAAGGGAAGCAACTCCGGCGGAAGCTTTGATATGGGCAGGACACCAATATCGACGCACGGCAACAACAGCTGGGGCGGCTACGGTGGCCGTTTGCAGTTCTTCAAAG ATGGCAAATTTATATTGGAACTGGCACGGTCCAAGGATGGCGAAAAAAGCGGCTGGGTCTCGGTCACGCGCAAGACCTTCCGCCCTCCATCGGCGGCCACCTCCGCAACTGTGACCCCAACGTCGGCGGTGACCACAGCGTATCCAAAGAACGAGAATTCCACATCGCTGAGCT TTTCGGACGACAACAGCTCAATACAATCCTCACCCTGGCAGCGAGACCAGCCCTGGAAACAGTCCCGACCCAGACGCGGCATATCTAAGGAGCTTTCGCTCTTCTTCCACCGCCCCAGAAACAGTACGCTTGGCCGGGCTGCTCTCCGAACAGCCGCTCGGAAACGACGGCGCCCTCATGAGCCGCTGAGCTCCAGTGAGAATCAGCTGCCCATTTTCGCGACGGTAGTCAAGGCGGAAAATGGCGACGATACTCTTAAAGCGGAGGCTGCAGAGGCCGTTGAAACTGATAATATCGCTGCGGCGGCGGACACATCTACAAATGAgattaaaatagaaaacccGGAAACGATCAAAGGCCAGGATGTTGCTGAACGGCTTGAAAATGAGCCAAAGAAGGCGGTTAGCGATGACAGCGAGTCAAAAACAGCATCGCCCGCTCAGCAGGTTGATACACAACTAAATGATGAGACTGTTGAGAAGATGAATATGAGCGAGGATGAGGAAGCCATGACAGAGCTGCCCAGAATCACGAATGTCGTTAATGGTAACCTAAACGGTGATCTAAAGGCGAACATTAAGAAACCCAAACCGAAGCCGAAAGCCAAGCTCAGCAGCATCATACAGAAACTTATCGATGGCGTTCCAGCACGCCTTGAGCAAATGTCGAAGACATCAGCTGTGATCGCATCGACAACGACGTCTGTAGAGCGCATTGGTGGTGGTCTAAGTCACGCCTTGACGCACAAA GTTTCTCCACCCTCATCGGCGACTGCAGCCGGCCGACTAGTCGAGTACCACACCCAGCACGTGTCGCCCAGGAAGAGAATCCTGCGCGAGTTCGAAAAGGTATCTCTGGAGGACAACGGATGTGTAAACAACGGCAGCGTTGGAGCTAGTAGCAGTGGAGCTGGAGGAAAACGGAGTCGGGCAAAAGCAACTTCGACTTCGTCTCCGGCTGGCAAGGCGTCACCGATGAACTTGGCCCCACCCCAAGGAAAGCCCAGCCCCAGTCCCAGCTCCAGTTCATCCAGCACTTCGCCAGCGACCTTGTCGACACAGCCAACGCGGCTCAACAGCTCTTACAGTATCCACTCTCTGCTAGGTGGAAGCAGCGGTAGCTCATCCTCCTCCGGCAAGAAGTGCGGCGATCATCCGGCAGCTATTATCAGCAATGTGCACCACCCACAGCACTCAATGTACCAGCCTAGTTCCTCAAGCTATCCTCGCGCTCTGCTCACCTCGCCTAAGTCTCCTGATGTGAGTGGAAGCAATGGAGGAGGCGGAAAATCGCCCTCGCATGCGGGAACTAAGAAACGTTCGCCACCGTACTCGGCGGGATCACCCGTAGACTATGGTCACTCCTACTACAGGGATCCCTATGCGGGAGCAGGACGTCCTTCCACATCGGGCTCAGCATCGCAGGACCTGTCGCCGCCGCGCTCTTCCCCGGCATCGCCTGCCACGACACCGCGCACTGTTCCCAAAAAGACTGCATCAATCCGACGCGAGTTCGCTTCGCCGTcggccagcagcagtagcTGTCCCTCGCCCGGCGACCGGAGTGCATCGCCTCCTGAACGACGGCACATGCAGCAACAACCGCACCTCCAGCGGAGTTCGCCGCTGCACTACTATATGTACCCGCCACCGCCCCAGGTGAACGGGAACGGATCAGCCGGAAGTCCAAACTCAGCGCCGCCGGCGTCAAACAGCAGTGCAGCTGCTgtagcggcggcagcagcggctgcagcCGCCTACATTCCCTCGCCTTCGATATACAACCCGTACATATCCACACTGGCGGCGTTGAGGCACAACCCGCTGTGGATGCACCACTATCAGACAGGAGCGCCGCCCCTGCTGTCACCACATCCACAAGCCGGTAGTTCAgcagccgccgctgctgcagctgctgctgcgagatTATCGCCCCAATCGGCCTATCACGCATTCGCGTATAACGGAGTGGGAgcagctgttgccgctgcagcagcagccgccgccttTGGACAACCGGCTCCCAGTTCCCACACGCATCCGCACTTGGCTCATTCGCACCAGCATCCGCACCCGGCTGCACTGACCACTCACCACTCTCCCGCTCACCtggccacgccaaaactgACTGATAGTAGTACCGACCAAATGTCTGCAACATCCAGTCATCGCACCGCCTCCACTTCGCCGAGCAACTCGAGCGCATCAGCCTCCTCCTCGGCGGCCACTTCTGGCGCCAGCTCCTCCGCAATGTTTCATACTAGTAGCCTAAGGAATGAACAAAGTTCAG ACTTACCACTGAATCTGTCAAAGCACTGA
- the LOC122620430 gene encoding neurogenic protein mastermind, which translates to MNNLEHSKHFYPDNYKLDLSETMKAALSKGPGGGAGGGGVAGGDMLPQPNAGMPGVGYVTEKLYMLLQLYLQNKGWNPSAELLQCFSDLKDNAMLPSAAYLQVLANRLTLDSQGRLILRDNGKIVLPFEHFANAVMLKHMSGPHGLHLSVDATVRAVIESYTIGRDQFGMEKEFIIEVVQSCPSPACRYYKNHMGISPMPFMEQQYPGVNTPEFLQRLAHLPPGGAAGSGPGGSAAGSNSSVASSSSSANVEIDLSKSTGSKVPQVPVPPQLQHLTKQQQSSLQTQLSQISAAAAHHQQQQQQQQQQQQAAAKHQQQLTAALIQQQNRVLAQQNLEKLSNHLSPLEKQRVFAQLDPKHFDPMAVAAAAANLQIQGLMQSQAVAAAVAANQQPPAATTTSAAGGAATVPQAHHGHHPLPPPSQSPHSSSSSSSHSSLDQITHKNVTDSLRSNLDSIESNKDLLALHNGAWATGDVNRMDHLAVGQDKIVRIFAELMRNMSRMKTYIRPSMCKPYGKQSESLQKTLMDTIQIVQTLRNCLPAPHIPVSSWKSESEGNVGSGVSAGVGVGVPSGLSLGAALGLPSGNMH; encoded by the exons ATGAACAATTTG GAGCACTCCAAGCATTTCTATCCCGATAACTACAAATTGGATCTGTCTGAGACCATGAAGGCGGCTCTATCCAAGGGACCCGGAGGAGGTGCCGgtggtgggggcgtggcaggcgggGATATGCTGCCCCAGCCTAATGCTGGAATGCCAGGAGTGGGCTATGTTACGGAAAAGCTGTatatgctgctgcagctgtaTTTGCAGAACAAGGGTTGGAATCCCAGTGCTGAGCTTCTGCAGTGCTTCAGCGATCTCAAGGACAATGCCATGCTGCCTAGCGCCGCCTATCTGCA GGTCCTGGCCAACCGTTTAACCCTGGACTCTCAGGGACGTCTCATACTACGCGACAATGGAAAGATTGTGTTGCCCTTCGAACATTTTGCCAATGCGGTTATGCTAAAACACATGTCGGGGCCGCATGGCCTGCACCTTAGTGTAGATGCCACAGTTCGGGCAGTTATTGAGTCGTATACCATTGGTCGGGATCAGTTCGGTATGGAGAAGGAGTTCATTATCGAGGTGGTGCAGTCCTGTCCCAGTCCCGCATGTCGCTACTACAAAAACCACATGGGGATCTCGCCCATGCCGTTCATGGAGCAACAGTATCCGGGCGTAAACACTCCAGAGTTCCTGCAGCGTTTGGCCCATCTGCCGCCTggcggagcagcaggatcTGGGCCGGGAGGTTCCGCAGCCGGATCCAATTCCAGTGTGGCAAGCAGCTCAAGCTCGGCGAATGTGGAAATCGATCTGTCCAAGTCGACGGGCTCTAAGGTGCCCCAGGTGCCGGTGCCGCCGCAGTTGCAGCATCTgaccaagcagcagcagagtaGCCTCCAGACGCAACTCTCGCAGATCAGTGCTGCCGCCGCCCatcaccaacaacaacaacagcagcagcaacaacaacagcaagcagcagccaaacaccagcagcaattGACTGCGGCCCTAATCCAACAGCAAAACCGGGTCCTTGCCCAGCAGAATCTAGAGAAACTTAGCAACCACCTCAGTCCGCTGGAAAAGCAGCGAGTTTTCGCCCAGCTGGATCCCAAGCATTTTGATCCCATGGCCGTTGCGGCTGCAGCCGCCAATCTTCAAATCCAGGGTTTAATGCAATCGCAGGCAGTGGCTGCCGCTGTGGCCGCCAATCAACAGCCTCCGGCGGCAACGACCACATCTGCTGCAGGAGGCGCTGCAACCGTCCCGCAGGCCCATCATGGACACCATCCCTTGCCACCGCCATCGCAGTCGCCACACTCAagctcttcgtcttcctctcATTCCTCGCTGGACCAGATTACCCACAAGAACGTTACCGACTCCTTGCG TTCCAATCTGGACTCAATAGAATCAAATAAGGATCTACTGGCGCTGCATAATGGAGCTTGGGCCACAGGTGACGTCAACCGAATGGATCATTTGGCCGTGGGCCAGGACAAGATAGTGCGGATCTTCGCGGAGCTGATGCGAAACATGTCGCGGATGAAAACCTACATACGTCCCTCTATGTGTAAGCCCTACGGCAAGCAGAGTGAGAGTCTGCAGAAAA CCCTCATGGACACCATTCAGATCGTGCAGACGCTTCGTAACTGCCTCCCAGCTCCCCACATACCCGTGTCCTCCTGGAAAAGCGAGAGCGAGGGCAACGTGGGATCAGGCGTGAGCGCGGGAGTTGGAGTGGGTGTCCCTTCAGGACTTAGCCTGGGCGCCGCCTTGGGTCTGCCATCGGGCAACATGCACTAG
- the LOC122622047 gene encoding uncharacterized protein LOC122622047, with amino-acid sequence MRCLFRAINWCCVLFWIGLQSPVANCALTTTTTNPTQVPTPHTFRFQNPTQCLKNEFYNLNLFDCVPCNEVGSGDGGLGKLQPDSEW; translated from the coding sequence aTGAGGTGCCTCTTTCGGGCTATCAACTGGTGTTGTGTCCTTTTCTGGATCGGCTTGCAAAGTCCAGTGGCCAACTGCGCGCTGACCACCACGACCACAAATCCCACGCAGGTGCCAACGCCTCACACTTTTCGCTTCCAGAATCCGACGCAGTGCCTCAAGAACGAGTTCTACAACCTCAACCTATTCGACTGTGTGCCCTGCAATGAGGTCGGCAGCGGAGATGGGGGTCTCGGAAAACTGCAACCCGACAGTGAGTGGTAG
- the LOC122622397 gene encoding meckelin: MANPEFSCKCPDGHLSIYERGKTWPTCDEICTPDRSDNCTSVWLPQPRPSNQCKYRYLNSTSAFANQFPVHPLISGIILTQTNPMSREGDCISCDMTHNFRYQDFCLASTLLRPYVHYNAFWQATTTPDSSAPSRFGDLKFVAFFCLTLRNDTSCQQLANLCVLSHFSLEKHSPCSAFLLTQVSDVVMKYAHSGEQVRSLQPFLFYKKGRVTKELLSKTLQLLDRKELRLFSTTFGLDGGLKRWGAFHPEILNMCQQKAPSLRMTLPKKESEVSCQLTLERLIDLANQRYNDEFLTVFLNFSSNWQYLLHQLPVLIETLTPENQRPQQEEWQLVKRFQLISASPRDNHLHQTMPRYEDAHKLQQYYSLRYVEDIDIRYTLDKDQPDRVGLPLIRLRYRHIEMGSGNTSLSQLYPFSLRISYDQVKRGWDWLILEVALPLLLLLAFAAAVFRLQNLRRRRKADLYQMSSLIEFLLQLAGNVAYALLVTVLLLLLLQASNPRVLKILLYTAFMLQFLFLSVQLWRSSQLEVFLIDWERPRSSCEGQRLNLDSSSLCSSVRTFVAESSVSAWRVLFTANAWIRLSVTQKYSTLGQVFVVIAGYQFLESFTRGDIFLRCCLIAAAYLLTYLLQIIGHQLFVSNPLQKFIDLCSLANISLFSLTEPGFGYYIHGRSPHGFADTDMSSMILQLQRTQTMCGRRGLLMDSDKQSYVILPPRNLHIYLERLLLPFQRSLTGTLSQTMLYQKDIVPSIDGQMERTSIAYASVNRFFCAFIDHVSLKSNISFFSRLEVYSRFLEKYDR, from the exons ATGGCCAACCCAGAATTCTCTTGCAAGTGCCCGGACGGACATCTATCCATCTATGAGCGCGGCAAGACGTGGCCCACCTGCGATGAGATTTGCACTCCGGACAGGAGCGACAATTGCACTTCGGTATGGCTCCCCCAGCCCCGACCTTCCAACCAGTGCAAGTATCGGTACTTGAACTCCACGTCGGCCTTCGCCAACCAGTTTCCAGTGCATCCACTCATTTCCGGGATCATACTGACACAGACGAATCCGATGAGCAGAGAGGGAGACTGCATTTCCTGCGATATGACGCACAATTTCCGTTATCAGGATTTCTGCTTGGCTAGCACCCTGCTCCGTCCGTATGTGCACTACAATGCCTTCTGGCAGGCCACTACCACACCGGATTCCAGTGCACCCAGCCGCTTTGGTGACCTCAAGTTCGTGGCCTTCTTCTGCCTGACACTGCGAAACGATACCTCctgccagcagctggccaatcTGTGCGTGCTCTCCCACTTCTCCCTGGAAAAGCACTCGCCATGCAGCGCCTTTCTGCTTACCCAGGTCTCTGATGTGGTGATGAAGTACGCCCACTCCGGGGAGCAGGTGCGATCCCTGCAACCGTTCCTGTTTTACAAGAAGGGTCGGGTTACAAAGGAGCTGCTCTCGAAGACGCTTCAGCTGCTAGACCGCAAGGAACTGCGACTTTTTAGCACCACATTTGGCCTGGATGGTGGACTCAAACGGTGGGGTGCCTTTCATCCGGAGATACTGAATATGTGCCAACAGAAGGCGCCAAGCCTCCGAATGACACTTCCCAAAAAGGAGTCGGAGGTATCCTGCCAGCTGACCCTAGAGCGACTCATTGATCTGGCCAACCAGCGGTACAACGACGAGTTTCTCACCGTTTTCCTAAACTTCAGCAGTAACTGGCAGTATCTTCTTCACCAGTTACCTGTACTCATTGAGACCCTGACGCCGGAAAACCAG CGACCCCAGCAGGAGGAGTGGCAGTTGGTGAAGCGTTTCCAGCTGATCTCCGCCTCTCCGCGCGATAATCATCTTCACCAGACCATGCCCCGCTATGAGGATGCCCACAAACTCCAGCAGTATTACTCATTGCGATATGTGGAGGACATTGATATTCGTTATACGCTGGACAAAGATCAGCCAGATAGAGTGGGTCTGCCCCTTATTCGCCTGCGATACCGGCACATTGAGATGGGATCGGGAAATACATCCCTCTCTCAACTGTACCCATTCAGTCTGAGGATTAGCTACGACCAAGTAAAACGTGGGTGGGATTGGCTGATCCTAGAGGTGGCGCTGCCGCTGCTACTTTTGCTGGCCTTTGCAGCTGCAGTCTTCCGTCTCCAAAATCTGAGAAGAAGGAGAAAGGCGGACCTCTATCAAATGAGCAGTCTTATAGAGTTTCTCCTGCAGCTGGCCGGAAATGTGGCATATGCTTTACTGGTGACtgttctgctgctcctgttgctgcagGCCTCCAATCCTCGCGTGCTGAAAATTCTCCTCTATACCGCCTTTATGCTGCAGTTCCTCTTTCTGTCCGTTCAGCTGTGGCGCTCCAGCCAGCTGGAAGTTTTCCTCATCGACTGGGAAAGGCCGCGTAGCAGCTGCGAGGGACAACGCCTAAATCTGGACAGCTCCTCTCTCTGCTCCAGCGTGCGCACCTTCGTGGCCGAAAGCAGCGTCTCCGCTTGGCGAGTCCTCTTCACAGCCAATGCCTGGATTCGCCTGAGTGTGACCCAGAAGTACTCCACCTTGGGTCAGGTATTTGTGGTCATCGCTGGATATCAGTTCCTCGAGAGTTTTACCAGGGGTGATATTTTTCTACGTTGCTGCCTAATAGCAGCGGCATATCTGCTGACATATCTACTCCAGATAATAGGCCACCAACTATTTGTATCGAATCCCCTCCAGAAGTTCATCGACCTTTGCAGTCTGGCCAACATATCTCTGTTTTCACTGACGGAGCCAGGATTTGGGTACTACATCCACGGACGATCCCCTCACGGCTTTGCCGATACGGATATGTCCTCGATGATTTTGCAGCTGCAGAGGACGCAGACCATGTGTGGGCGAAGGGGATTGCTAATGGACTCGGACAAGCAGTCGTACGTTATCCTGCCTCCCAGAAACCTTCA CATCTACCTGGAGCGACTCCTGCTTCCGTTCCAGCGTAGTCTTACCGGCACCCTTTCGCAGACCATGCTCTATCAAAAGGACATTGTACCAAGCATCGATGGACAGATGGAACGCACCTCCATTGCTTATGCCAGCGTCAATCGCTTCTTCTGCGCCTTTATCGACCATGTGAGCTTGAAGTCTAACATTTCGTTTTTTAGTAGATTGGAAGTTTATTCTAGATTCCTTGAAAAGTATGACAGGTAG
- the LOC122622046 gene encoding uncharacterized protein LOC122622046 has translation MDYIIKEKSIVEQLLNCEIDNYITENRGTFYIDDSFSFSRVLLLGNHLHIFVLELLFVLSIFLLSSNLLIAAAGACALNILLRHVFRHWVRRNISRKTLIDERFLL, from the exons ATGGATTACATTATTAAGGAGAAGTCGATTGTAGAGCAATTGCTGAACTGCGAAATTGACAACTACATTACGGAAA ACAGGGGTACCTTTTACATAGACGATTCGTTCAGCTTCTCCCGTGTTCTCCTATTGGGTAACCATTTACACATCTTTGTCCTGGAACTCCTCTTCGTGCTGTCAATCTTCCTCTTGTCCtctaatttgttgattgcaGCTGCAGGGGCTTGTGCTTTGAACATA TTACTGCGCCATGTGTTCCGCCATTGGGTGCGCCGCAACATCTCCCGCAAGACTCTCATCGACGAGAGATTTCTCTTGTAG